gatcaattctggccaaatttctgaggtcatccgataaagatctcgtgttgcaccaggcgaagagcaaagggaagctttcttggaggaatcataatattttcttgttcccggactctgcgagttcgacaagagagaaacacgatcggttcaaggaatgcaagaaactcttacatcggtgAAAGATCTCATTGCTttaatgtttccggccaaactgagaatagaaacgaagaactgttgcaaagtatttacatgtcccaatcaggcagtgtcttttattgaatcaatagcggagtaaaccattggatgtttctcatatgagtgggtctgattcgctgtacttactctggcttttgaggaagctgggcgacattttggtttctttttgtgttggctccgcctagcggctggagtttgttttgtgaataacactttccttaaagaagtttttgcattgatgaaagattacttttgcattgaagttcccagccagtttgagagtggtcactacggatgaccgcaaaatatctacatgctcacacaaaggatgtcttttataatgttgacggattgtgtaagtcaaggtatatacttttatgcggcctccgagtgaattgacttgaccatccggggaatctgagactaaaatgtttccaattgagcaatcaacaacaaatgaaattagggatttggatataaaaacaaaaaatctattcaagaataaatcttatggactgatgaaaaaaaatgtatagtccctaccagatgggttcaaaagtctccaaatatctgtaagaccaagatttttacacatcctgtgaagcgtcagtgttgctctagggggcttacacacttttgcttcactatgatcaaggactgaatccatcaaaagattaaagtctcctcccaatattatatcatgaggggtgccagcggtttgcaacatcccttcaagatctataaaaaagccctgatcatcagcgttaggtgcgaaaatattagccaaaatcaacctttgcccttgaatttcagctaaaacaataattactcttcctaatttatctttaatctgtttgagacatttgaattgtaaatgtttattaatcaatataatgactcccttgctcttacttgtgccagcactaaagaaagcatgtccaccccatatcttcccaaatttttcagcttcctgcggggagagatgtgtttcttgaagaaacactatatcatatttcttacgtttaagaaaagaaataaccttccttctttttatggggtgccccaacccatttacattccatgtggagagagatagtacacttatattaacaactgacatcttgatataatagaaaaaaatacattgtgtgccaaaaacaaaattatgaagaccacattccccattagtgaaacaatcaacccccgaacatcccccctaacaaaacaaacagaaaaaagacaaatgtgtgcattaaccacgcgcacgacagtgccaactggcaacagtccctctaaactcaaaaggtccatgaatgcccatgaGTCCctacgacaactttgccatcggattgctcaatttaattacataacagaaaatactttgtgaaataaacccagtcaataggaagaatgaacacaaagaacatgtaaattcattcacagaactgtctcaaaggtgtgatcttccacaaagcaaatttcagctgatataaaaccattcagattcctcggacagacaaacgaatgttcagtgagctggctgttatgagttcaacggatgacgtaatcattccaatgtctcgtgaaaaaaaaaaaaaaaaaaaacctcaacaaaacaaaccacagccagcaggaggaataagcacgaagaaccaacagattaatccacagctgttccaaaggagtgttattcaacagaacaagctccagcggctaggcggaaccaatacaaaaagaaacaaaaccggcatcccggttccctggatggtcgagtcaattcactcagaggctgcataaaagtatataccatgacttacaccaTCCGTCAGccttataaaagacatcctttgtgtgagcatgtagatattttgcggtcatccataatgtccactctcaatctgtccgggaacttcaatgcaaaagtttctttaaggaaagtgttattcacaaaacaagctccagccgcacgacGGAGCCAACGCCAAAAACCTAAAACctgcttcctcaagagtaagtacagcgagtcaggcccactcacatgagaaacatccaatggtttactcagacattgattctataaaagacattgccagatttggacatgtgaatactttgcgaccgaccttcgtttctattctcattttggccgggaacattagagcaaacgagatctttttctgatgtaagagtttcttgcattccttgaaccgatcgcgtttctctcttgtggaacttgcaaagtccgggaacaagaaaatattatggttcttccaagaaagcttccctttgctcctcgcctggcgcaacacaagatctttatcggatgatctcagaaatctggccagaatcgatctgggcctgtctccctcagcagatctctgagccggcactctgtgagctcactcgatttccagcttgtggcctgttatgtcgagcagacttgggaaaagctcatctaggaatttcaccatatctctgccctcctcatgctcaggaattccaacaattcgaacgttattcctgcggtttctattctcaagatcttcaatcttgtcaaggagatgttccaaatcaactttggtcgcgggcagattagcggttaattccctctccgaagattccagaaaatcgattcgttttcaacatcagtcactcttgtagcgaactcagagaattttgtttccatcgccgtaatcgatcaacgtattacagcaagatcctccaagtcagcaagaatctttgtcaacatcaccgacatgttggacaactgacgctggatctcctctcccgccgcgccatccaaatcgagtccccagtctgtaggactgtcagggctttcatcctgaacacgtaagtgtcttttaatgtctccagagcccgaggattttgacttctttgccatgttttgtaaCAAagggcaaatatgtaactgggtgtatcaaatttcaccagattataacatgagaataatcgaaaattcagcaaagtgcgcagagctcgtcgctcacacgtccgctccttgcatggcgtcacgtgacctcctctcctccagcatcttcacaaggtcctttgctgtggttctgggattgatttgcacttttcgcaccaaattacattaatctttaggagacagaatgcgtctccttcctgagcggtatgatggctgcgtggtcccgtggtgtttatacttgtgcactattgtttgtacagatgaaagtggaACCTTCaggcgtgttttttttttttactcccaagtcaatttttttttttctgaggtcttggctgattttctttgattttcacttgatgtcaagcaaagaggcactgagtttgaaggtaggccttaaaatacatccacaggtacacctccagttcagtacacctcctgtcagaagctaattggctaaaggactgacatcattttctggaattttccaagctgcttaaaggcacagttaacttagtgtatgtaaacttctgacccactggaattgttagATAGTCaaataaagtgaaacaatctatctgtaaacaattgctggaaataTTAtacatcatgcacaaagtagatgtcataaattacttgccaaaactatagtttgctaatatgaaatctgtggagtggttcaaaaattagttttaatgatttcaacctaagtggatataaacttctgacttcaactgtgtgtgtgtgtgtgtgtgtgtgtatatatatatatatatatatatatatatatatatatatatatatatatattttattttttttttttttttttttttttggtttttttgtttatttgtccaattgctgaggtattgagtaaCTTACAATTCTTACAAGTCACTTTACACTTGCAGGTCAAATTTGTTCAGGTTTTAAAAATGgccaaaagaaacacatttctaatGATATTCATCACTttattgttcttttgagagatgaaggctattccatgcactgTTTTGAAAGAAGACAGCAAACTGGAATCAACCAGGAAAGAGAGAGAACTGGGCAGCCTACAGGCACATCAACAAGAGGGTAAatgcatcagagtctctagtttgagaaatagactcctcacatGTCTTCCTGCAACTTTAATGACCAGTACATGCCAAACACTTGCATTTCTGCAAATAtgaggattcttggatgaacagaaagtttgaagaatacagcatttatttcaATAGAAATAACCATTTGTaacataaatgtctttactgtgattcttcataaatgtaatccacctTTGGTGAACAGTAgcatcaaaaacattttcaaaaacaaaaatgttacattatgTTAAAGTGATCTACAACTTTTGACCAGTACCTAGTAtagatataaagtttgtacatttCCAATCTGTGATATAACATAATACATGTATACTCTAACAACATGATGGGTTACGGGTTTAGTGATCACCACAGTGATGGTTATTGGCAGTGGCACAGATTGCTGAGGTTTTGTGACTCTGCTGATATTGATGACAACTCTGAAAGTGTTTATCGGCTGCTAGACACTGATGAACATACCCCAATCAGACCACCAAGTTCACCAAAACATTTCTGTCACAAACTTCATCCCTCATTCATTGAGAACTTAATCTCTCTCTTAAACAACAGTTAGATACTGAAGAATTGCTGTGTTGTATGTGGAGAcgcagagaaagaaagaaaaagacactcCTTTATCACATTGCCAGGTAAAGTATCCTTAACCTTTAAAACAACAACTGGCAGTAAGTTGAACATGGTTGTTTCCAGAATTTTCTCATCACCCTGATGTCCTTCATCTGAAAGTAATTAAAATTATGAAACTTATGGGCATATTTTTGCTCTAACAAATAGAATGCTTTGCACATTACCGTATATTTCTATTATGGTTTCTATCATTTGTGAACAATGAAAAACTTCATTTGTGCATCAGCAGAAACGGTATTCTCTTTTTCTATATTTGTAAATActgtgtatgattttatttgtCAAGTGATACAGTACTCACTTCTATGCAACTGTTCAATTCTTTCAGTGCTTAAGGATGTGCAGTTTGCATGCTTTATTTTCTTCAGATGTTCAGCAGATTGTATTCAcaactaaaaaaattttttttattcatttaaggctatatatatataatcacaataAAAGcatatttgttaaataaaatcTTTTCCTCATACATTTACAGACTTCAGTGCCCATGCTAATatgaaaatagaaaatatgattttaagaaacattcaaggatatgttATCAATTTactgatattcttttaaaatctgtTAAACAATAGCACACCTGTACAGAGGGCCAAAAGCTGTATTTAAAAGGCTTCTTTGACAGGCACATATTAAACTGAGTCTACACCTGAATTACAGTGTCAGTGAAGAAACACTGAAATTCAGAATAACTGCTGTAAACCACCCCTCACATCTAACCCCACTTTTCTGCATATGTTTGTTGTCCTTCAAGGTCAATGCTTTAGACATGGAAGATTTAATGTGTTGagcacaaaaatttaaataatagagATATAGAACATGTAATAAAGCAAAATCAAGACCTCTTTTCCTCTCGTTATCATCCATCCAAATATAACTTTGGAAACTGTAAGCAGCAGTCGGGGCTCTCTTTGCCAGAGAGTATACATGTATGAACATATGTGCACATTTGAATGGATATATCTTTTCAGTTTATATGACAGAGTGCACATGCTGCTTGTTGCTAGATGAAGACAGGCTGCTAAAGAGTTCTGTCTCAGGGATTGTGGCTTGGAATTCATGGGCAAGGCTCTCACTGTGGAAGGAATCCTCTTTAACAGATGAGGCAGGTCCAACACTATGGCCCAGTCCAGAGGATGTTGTACTGTAAAGAAACGTATACAAATATTTTGGTATATTAAATCCAATTTCTGCATATTGTTAATTGGAACAGACATACTgcaattaatttttaataattaaaagaaGGGCTCTTCTACAACTGCTATGTATTTATAGTTTGAAAGGATCACCATGGCATGCTTAACATGCCTAAACCATCTGAACTCAAAGCATCTCCAAATCCATTTAATTTAAGCTATTTACGTCATCTGAAAAAAGTTGGGGTACTTAAATACACACCTGTCACAGTCTGAGTCCCAGCCAGTTTTGCGGTCTTCTTCTCGAAGCTGCTCCTCCAAAGGGAAACGTGCATCACAGACACATCGCTGTATTGCCTGCCCAACAGTGTAGTGCGTTTGTCCCCGTGCACATGCATCCATTTTTTCAATGCTCAGCTGTGACTGCAAGAACAGGTGCAGCCGACTGTCTGACAACAGTAATGGTGTCTGTAGAACtcttaaaaacacaaaacacaatcaatTAACGAAACTAACATGCATCaagtaaaatcatttttagtAATTAGTGATGAGGCTATACTCAAAGTGGAAAAGTTCTCCATTAAAACCCCCAGTGGTCAATAATCTAGagccattttgtttgtttttaatgccatgccagcttctatggttGACTTCATGGCAAAATTCAGGTTAAAATATAATTCtaaattttgtatttaaattctaTTTGAATTTCTATACTTGTATATTTTTCATGTATTATATTTTTGTGAAAACAAGCACTTCTTTTGTTAAGATATAAAGATATAccgggcagtggtagctcagcggttaaggctctgggttactgatcagaaggtcgggggttcaagccccatcaccgccaagatgccactgttgggcccttgagcaaggcccttgaacctatctgctccaggggcgccgtatcatggctgaccctgcactctgaccccagcctagctgggatatgtgaaaaagaagaatttcactgtatatgtgcaaatgtataatgtgtgataaataaagaaaattattaattattaaattattaattaaaattattattattattaatgtttgttgCGAGTtttacacttaaaatcttaaatcaGTCTCCATGTGGAGCAAGAGGGATGTGACTCAGAGCAGCCACAAGGTGGCAAAACTACTGCATTTGCTTCAtgtctaatctttttttttacatttttttattctatttttatttattttattgaaaaaaatatcaaaaaaatacaaatataatacaacATTTCAAATGCTAGGGGGAGCTTCATGTCTAATCTGAGATGAGTGTGACAGTCAAAATGAACACCCAAATGAACTGATGAATTATTAAACGATCCATCACCcatattaaaacacagaaaaacatgaTGTCGTATGTATTACGATTACAAAgtggaaaaatgtatattttaatcaGGATAATCAGAAACTGAAACAACCAGAGGAAGAGAGTCACAAAGTGACTGAAGAAACTTACGCCTCAAGAAAGTGTTGTAGCCCCTGCATCCGCTGAGTGACCTGGAAATCGTTATTGAGATTGAAGAAAGGATTCCAAGGAGGGAGTTTAGGCAGCTCTCTACAGATGAAACAAACATGATATTACAATGACAAGGGGAGATGATGCTTAGATCCATAATGCTCAAGTTACACATGCAAT
The sequence above is a segment of the Myxocyprinus asiaticus isolate MX2 ecotype Aquarium Trade chromosome 34, UBuf_Myxa_2, whole genome shotgun sequence genome. Coding sequences within it:
- the LOC127424899 gene encoding sorting nexin-10A-like isoform X1 translates to MSSSETENTVEQESTQLLPKERNFASSQPLITIQANQHFMEDQDKDQHNGSQVSVMENTSYVNKEFISVWVRDPQQHKEDFWHMYVDYEICLHTNSMCFGKKTSCVRRRYSEFVWLRQKLQNNALLIELPKLPPWNPFFNLNNDFQVTQRMQGLQHFLEAVLQTPLLLSDSRLHLFLQSQLSIEKMDACARGQTHYTVGQAIQRCVCDARFPLEEQLREEDRKTGWDSDCDSTTSSGLGHSVGPASSVKEDSFHSESLAHEFQATIPETELFSSLSSSSNKQHVHSVI
- the LOC127424899 gene encoding sorting nexin-10A-like isoform X2, with the translated sequence MENTSYVNKEFISVWVRDPQQHKEDFWHMYVDYEICLHTNSMCFGKKTSCVRRRYSEFVWLRQKLQNNALLIELPKLPPWNPFFNLNNDFQVTQRMQGLQHFLEAVLQTPLLLSDSRLHLFLQSQLSIEKMDACARGQTHYTVGQAIQRCVCDARFPLEEQLREEDRKTGWDSDCDSTTSSGLGHSVGPASSVKEDSFHSESLAHEFQATIPETELFSSLSSSSNKQHVHSVI